One stretch of Pararhizobium qamdonense DNA includes these proteins:
- a CDS encoding site-specific integrase encodes MPNEVFSKLTFNKVLSRCKGKVANTLRLRDSDCPGLAIFSGPAGASWYLATRDQNLKIAPFETFTYEDLPSLRKFIEHVREEIKKGHDPSVLIKAFSAGKTLADADSLHKVAHHGGLIWETARDMYLDYVLNNRNRNTHRSYKSSLGVCGLADDYSAILGEPLATITSADLIEVRDTIVERGLSGGGKGACIAQANASVAAMKSAFKYFLNHPKVFRLTVNPASDLADTDARDPYGFKLKGNRPLRQIEIGAYIHALDGLSNSDVRSALKLQLFTGQRRYDPTTATVEAFAENDGYGLTWTFEDKKHAWRVLPLTGITEPLVREAIKIAKAKGSDYLFPKQRVKKTGDSMEGHINERTVSKAVEAMNAEDGVFYGVEFAVATHEIRRAFISQMRGRMGEFLIGNRQMEEDDIEIITHKNEGRDRCSSMRYDKTPYLDAKLSILRAWERYCMDGYHMYMSRLEAESSRQAA; translated from the coding sequence ATGCCGAACGAAGTCTTTTCTAAACTCACCTTCAATAAGGTCCTCAGCCGCTGCAAAGGAAAAGTAGCAAACACGCTCCGCCTTCGCGATAGCGACTGCCCAGGACTGGCCATTTTTTCAGGTCCGGCAGGCGCATCCTGGTATCTCGCAACCCGAGACCAAAATCTTAAGATCGCACCATTTGAAACTTTTACTTACGAGGATTTGCCCTCTTTAAGAAAGTTCATCGAACACGTCCGCGAGGAGATAAAAAAAGGGCACGATCCATCCGTTTTGATTAAGGCCTTCAGCGCAGGCAAAACTCTGGCGGATGCTGACAGTCTCCACAAGGTTGCTCATCACGGCGGGCTCATCTGGGAAACAGCGCGTGATATGTATCTCGACTATGTGCTGAACAACAGAAACAGGAACACGCATCGCTCGTATAAATCGTCGCTCGGCGTGTGTGGACTGGCCGATGATTATAGCGCGATCTTAGGCGAACCGCTGGCGACAATCACCTCGGCCGATTTAATCGAGGTCCGAGACACAATCGTTGAGAGAGGGTTGTCGGGTGGTGGCAAAGGTGCGTGCATCGCGCAGGCAAATGCCAGCGTCGCGGCCATGAAGTCGGCGTTCAAATACTTTTTGAATCACCCAAAAGTATTCAGGCTGACGGTCAACCCGGCCAGTGACCTGGCGGATACGGACGCGCGAGACCCATACGGCTTCAAACTGAAAGGCAATCGGCCGCTGAGACAAATTGAGATTGGTGCCTACATCCATGCCTTGGATGGATTGTCGAATTCCGATGTGAGGTCAGCACTCAAGCTGCAGCTTTTCACCGGGCAACGGCGGTACGATCCCACGACAGCGACAGTGGAGGCGTTCGCTGAAAACGACGGCTACGGTTTAACCTGGACTTTCGAAGACAAAAAACACGCTTGGCGCGTCCTCCCCCTCACCGGAATAACGGAACCGCTGGTACGCGAGGCCATAAAAATTGCGAAGGCAAAGGGATCGGACTACCTCTTTCCGAAGCAGCGCGTGAAAAAAACCGGCGATAGTATGGAAGGCCACATCAACGAGCGCACAGTTTCAAAAGCGGTCGAGGCGATGAATGCTGAAGACGGGGTTTTTTACGGCGTAGAGTTCGCCGTTGCAACGCATGAAATCCGGCGGGCGTTTATCTCTCAGATGCGTGGACGGATGGGTGAGTTCCTAATTGGGAACAGGCAAATGGAAGAGGATGATATTGAAATCATCACCCACAAAAATGAAGGTCGAGATCGGTGTTCGTCTATGAGGTACGACAAGACCCCCTATCTCGACGCAAAGCTAAGCATCCTTCGCGCTTGGGAGCGCTATTGCATGGATGGATATCACATGTACATGTCGCGGCTTGAGGCGGAGTCATCGCGGCAAGCCGCCTGA
- a CDS encoding glycosyltransferase family 29 protein — MAEHGSHFYRAHFGHVITHSADPCRLPDEWIIFPDDFYTPFEMPIAGRSVAIVGNGHVTGRGRMIDEHDVVIRINYPYQWKRHARDDGEKLTIWAGLGKLEVFNPSVFQNPPDNFNLVDFKDAIAAAESLHCISHRHVQSGFWDMILALGLTSKFQVHWSSPVVFDAIEPTPYGADRFLLSWLTNRCYLENGYGGWYGWDVLLTGVKVLLMVGMSKPASINVFGMNFYNDGYREPWDMHQLSLNLEVFRKIIHVAREIGIPTEIIDNQ, encoded by the coding sequence ATGGCAGAACATGGTTCTCATTTCTATCGTGCCCACTTTGGCCATGTGATCACCCACTCTGCGGACCCCTGCCGGCTGCCTGATGAGTGGATCATCTTTCCAGACGATTTCTACACGCCTTTTGAAATGCCGATAGCAGGGAGATCAGTTGCTATTGTAGGCAACGGCCATGTCACCGGCCGCGGTCGCATGATTGATGAGCATGATGTCGTTATTAGGATTAATTATCCCTACCAGTGGAAACGTCACGCACGGGATGATGGTGAGAAGCTGACAATATGGGCTGGACTTGGGAAACTCGAGGTTTTCAACCCTAGTGTCTTCCAAAATCCTCCCGACAATTTCAACCTTGTCGATTTCAAAGATGCGATAGCCGCTGCCGAAAGCTTGCACTGCATTTCGCATAGGCACGTGCAATCGGGCTTTTGGGACATGATACTGGCCCTCGGCCTGACCTCAAAATTCCAAGTTCATTGGTCTTCTCCGGTGGTTTTTGACGCTATCGAACCGACCCCGTATGGAGCAGATAGGTTCCTGCTCTCATGGCTCACGAACCGCTGTTACCTTGAGAACGGTTACGGAGGCTGGTACGGATGGGACGTACTTCTGACAGGGGTCAAAGTTCTGCTTATGGTAGGTATGTCCAAGCCAGCGTCTATCAATGTTTTCGGTATGAACTTTTATAATGACGGCTATCGGGAACCTTGGGACATGCACCAGCTCAGCCTCAATTTAGAGGTGTTTCGAAAGATTATTCACGTTGCACGAGAAATCGGTATTCCGACTGAAATTATCGATAACCAGTAA